A stretch of Bifidobacterium sp. ESL0704 DNA encodes these proteins:
- a CDS encoding cysteine ABC transporter substrate-binding protein: protein MTTNVLKRAAQVAISAAAAVAMLAGFAACGPSGATPSSDNNSGSGTSGAGKQQSARTLAEIKKSGKLKVAVFSDKAPFGYVDKDGKNQGYDIIFAERLAKDLGVKPEYTTVDPAARVDVLASNKVDVTLANFTVTPEREEKVDFAKPYMKVALGVVSPDSKPIKSVDELKGKTLIIAKGTTAEPYFAKYPDIKLQKYDQYADAYNALLDGRGDAMSTDNTEVLAWAKANKGFTVGITKLGDEQPIAPAVQKGNKELLDYINEEIVKLGREQFFHKDYEQTLKPVYGSSSNPDDIVVEGGKL from the coding sequence ATGACAACGAATGTATTGAAACGTGCGGCACAAGTAGCGATCTCAGCGGCAGCGGCCGTGGCTATGCTGGCAGGATTCGCCGCATGCGGCCCAAGCGGAGCGACACCGAGCAGTGACAATAATTCCGGTTCCGGCACCTCCGGCGCAGGCAAACAGCAAAGCGCACGCACCCTTGCGGAAATCAAGAAATCCGGTAAGCTCAAGGTCGCCGTTTTCTCCGACAAGGCACCGTTCGGCTACGTCGACAAAGATGGCAAGAACCAAGGTTACGACATCATCTTCGCCGAACGTCTGGCCAAAGATCTCGGCGTAAAACCGGAATACACCACCGTCGACCCGGCGGCCCGTGTCGACGTGCTCGCCAGCAACAAGGTCGACGTCACCCTTGCCAACTTCACCGTCACCCCCGAGCGCGAAGAGAAGGTCGACTTCGCCAAGCCATACATGAAGGTCGCGCTGGGCGTGGTCTCCCCCGACTCCAAGCCGATCAAGAGCGTCGACGAGCTCAAGGGCAAGACGCTGATCATCGCCAAGGGCACCACCGCCGAGCCGTACTTCGCCAAGTACCCCGACATCAAGCTACAGAAGTACGACCAGTACGCGGACGCCTACAACGCTCTGCTCGACGGGCGCGGTGACGCGATGAGCACCGACAACACCGAAGTGCTCGCCTGGGCCAAAGCCAACAAGGGCTTCACCGTCGGCATCACCAAGCTCGGCGACGAACAGCCCATCGCCCCCGCCGTGCAGAAGGGCAACAAGGAACTGCTTGACTACATCAACGAAGAAATCGTGAAGCTCGGCCGCGAACAGTTCTTCCACAAGGACTACGAGCAGACCCTGAAGCCGGTCTACGGCAGCTCCTCCAACCCAGACGACATCGTAGTTGAAGGCGGCAAGCTGTAA